In a single window of the Desulfocurvus vexinensis DSM 17965 genome:
- a CDS encoding HesA/MoeB/ThiF family protein yields the protein MPAPQGFCARARALACALPRPGQPPCPGLDEAACAALAREFALPLREAQALALECGLTPQRYLRNFQTLDPARQCRLLRASALLVGLGGLGGHVLEILARAGTGRITAADGDTFEPSNLNRQLLATARTLGQAKAEAARQRCQAVNPATELDARAQFLDEEAMTQLAQGTAVAVDALGGLDARPALARAAARAGVPLVTAAIAGLCGYVATVLPGAPGPAALMGQGDGAEDLLGSPAPSVALAATLQAAEALRILTGEPPALAGKMLLFDLRDMTFETVTL from the coding sequence GTGCCCGCGCCCCAGGGCTTTTGCGCCAGGGCCCGGGCCCTGGCGTGCGCGCTGCCGCGCCCCGGCCAGCCGCCCTGCCCGGGGCTGGACGAGGCCGCCTGCGCCGCCCTGGCCCGCGAGTTCGCCCTGCCCCTGCGCGAGGCCCAGGCCCTGGCCCTGGAATGCGGCCTGACGCCCCAACGCTACCTGCGCAACTTCCAGACCCTGGACCCGGCCCGCCAATGCCGCCTGCTGCGCGCCAGCGCCCTGCTGGTCGGCCTGGGCGGCCTGGGCGGCCACGTGCTCGAAATCCTGGCCCGCGCGGGCACCGGGCGCATCACCGCCGCCGACGGCGACACCTTCGAGCCCAGCAACCTGAACCGCCAGCTGCTGGCCACCGCCCGGACCCTGGGCCAGGCCAAGGCCGAGGCCGCCCGCCAGCGCTGCCAGGCCGTGAACCCCGCCACCGAGCTGGACGCCCGCGCGCAATTCCTGGACGAAGAGGCCATGACGCAACTGGCCCAGGGCACCGCCGTGGCCGTGGACGCCCTGGGCGGCCTGGACGCCCGGCCCGCCCTGGCCCGCGCCGCAGCCCGCGCCGGGGTGCCCCTGGTCACCGCCGCCATCGCCGGGCTGTGCGGCTATGTGGCCACCGTGCTGCCCGGCGCCCCCGGCCCGGCGGCCCTCATGGGCCAGGGCGACGGCGCCGAAGACCTGCTCGGCAGCCCGGCCCCGTCCGTGGCCCTGGCCGCGACCCTCCAGGCCGCCGAGGCCCTGCGTATCCTGACCGGCGAGCCCCCGGCCCTGGCCGGAAAAATGCTGCTCTTCGACCTGCGCGACATGACCTTCGAAACCGTGACCCTGTAA